A single region of the Salinibacter sp. 10B genome encodes:
- a CDS encoding efflux RND transporter periplasmic adaptor subunit, which produces MTPLLRFAFAVLLGASVLLTGCGDESSDGHSHGEDTHSHSGTQSTEAHDHASGISTTAWSEAIEIFAEHPAMFAGQTSAPWAVHVTRLDGSRPLTEGALTLRFRRPDGAAYVHTVEGPPEPGIFTPQPTIPEAGTFRLFVIVEGVQVQDTVEVGDLTVYESASAAPAPEARSAEISYPKEQQWDVSFEVAEAQERSIQRSIDASGMIEPVAGQFAKVAAPVSGLTPARANLDMPAPGDRVREGQTLAILSPSGGDGSYADLKGRVERLEREVRRAERLIEAEAIPRKRLVEARHDLTLARAALNSMGQAGENAASQMASASAEPTRDSTGFNYHLTAPISGRVQERHLAPGSRVGVGTVLYTIVDPSRVWIRLRVPAEHAAATSRATGAVFTVEGSSQAYEASQVVSTGASIDTDTRTLPVRLEAPNPNGALKIGMMADAQLLLEETQSGVALPNEAIQTEDGRPVAYVQTGGESFERRPLELGPTDGQYTLVERGIQAGEHVVTDGAYQVYLASLNTSQMAGHGHPH; this is translated from the coding sequence ATGACGCCATTGCTCCGTTTCGCCTTCGCCGTCTTGCTTGGAGCCAGCGTTTTGCTCACTGGATGTGGAGACGAATCGTCCGATGGGCACTCTCACGGCGAGGACACCCATAGCCATTCCGGCACGCAAAGCACGGAGGCCCACGATCACGCAAGCGGGATCTCCACGACGGCATGGTCGGAGGCCATCGAGATTTTCGCCGAGCATCCCGCTATGTTCGCGGGACAGACGAGCGCCCCCTGGGCCGTCCACGTCACCCGACTCGACGGCTCCCGCCCACTCACGGAGGGAGCGCTCACGCTGCGTTTTCGTCGCCCGGATGGCGCGGCGTACGTACACACGGTCGAGGGGCCGCCGGAACCCGGCATCTTCACGCCTCAGCCCACAATTCCGGAGGCGGGTACATTTCGCCTCTTCGTAATCGTGGAGGGAGTGCAGGTACAGGACACCGTCGAGGTGGGCGACCTCACCGTGTACGAAAGTGCGTCGGCAGCGCCTGCGCCCGAGGCCCGCTCGGCGGAGATCTCGTACCCGAAGGAGCAGCAGTGGGACGTGTCGTTTGAGGTTGCGGAAGCGCAGGAGCGGTCGATTCAACGATCCATTGACGCGTCCGGCATGATTGAGCCGGTCGCGGGGCAGTTTGCGAAGGTCGCGGCCCCGGTGAGCGGCCTCACGCCCGCCCGGGCGAACCTGGACATGCCGGCTCCCGGCGATCGGGTGCGCGAAGGACAGACGCTGGCGATCCTCAGCCCGTCGGGGGGTGACGGCTCGTACGCCGACCTGAAGGGGCGCGTCGAACGGCTGGAGCGGGAGGTGCGCCGGGCCGAGCGGCTGATAGAGGCAGAAGCGATTCCCCGAAAGCGGCTCGTGGAGGCGCGCCACGACCTGACGCTGGCTCGGGCAGCCCTCAATTCGATGGGACAGGCTGGTGAAAACGCTGCGTCACAGATGGCCTCGGCTTCCGCCGAGCCGACTCGGGACAGCACCGGCTTCAACTACCACCTGACGGCCCCGATTAGCGGCCGAGTCCAGGAGCGTCACCTGGCGCCGGGAAGCCGCGTGGGAGTAGGAACGGTGCTCTACACGATCGTCGATCCCAGCCGCGTCTGGATCCGCCTTCGCGTACCCGCCGAACACGCGGCCGCCACGAGCCGAGCCACCGGCGCCGTGTTCACCGTTGAGGGCAGCAGCCAAGCATACGAGGCGAGCCAGGTCGTCTCCACGGGCGCCTCCATTGACACAGACACGCGGACGCTTCCCGTCCGCCTCGAAGCCCCCAACCCGAACGGCGCGCTCAAGATCGGCATGATGGCCGACGCCCAGCTTCTTCTTGAAGAGACGCAGTCCGGCGTCGCCCTCCCCAATGAGGCCATCCAGACCGAGGACGGCCGGCCGGTGGCCTACGTGCAGACCGGCGGCGAATCGTTCGAGCGGCGGCCCCTTGAGCTCGGCCCCACCGACGGGCAGTACACCCTCGTCGAGCGGGGCATCCAAGCGGGCGAACACGTAGTCACCGACGGGGCCTACCAGGTCTACCTCGCCTCCCTGAACACCAGCCAGATGGCCGGGCACGGGCACCCGCACTGA